GGACAGGCCAGCCCAAGCAAGGTTAATATAACAACACTTTTTCTTTTAATAAATCCAGCCATATACACATCTCCTTAGGCATGCGAACACCGTTATTATACAGAAAAACCAGGGGAAAGAAAAATCGTTTAAGAATAACTTTTCCATTATTTAAGAAATAAACTTGAAAAGTAAAAAAAAGGTGTTTTCATCTAAATTTAAGCTCTGTTAAACTTGGCTGCTGCAGCGGAAATCAACAGCCAAGTTTAACCAGTGAGTTCGAAAAAATTTCAAGTATATTGAAGGAAAATGGAAATTTGTGATGGAATAATAGATTAGTTTCGATTGAACAGCATGATTGAAAATTAGGGGGGGATCTTTTGAAAATGAAACGGCTATTTTTGATTATGCTTGGAATAGTATTTTTTATGACAGCTTGTAATAAAGAAGAAGCGGTGAAAGAGGAAAAATGGGAAGAGAATAGTCCAACCTTTACTTCTGAATACGGTGAAATGTTTGGGAAAAAAGGCAGCATTGGAATTATAGGTTCTAAATCAATTACAGAAAATGGACAAAAGTGGATGTGGCATTTTTGGGGAACTGAACAAATAGCAGATAAAGAATGGGAAGTAAAAGCTTTTATGCAAGGCAAAGAAGCGATTAACCCAATAACATTTAAAGATGAGCGATTAATTCCCCGCGGTAATGAAATAAATGGACACGCTCGTTCAGCCGTGATATTTCCAGAATCAGGACGGTGGAAGTTAAAGGTCTATATTGACGGAAAATATTTTGATGAGCTGATTGTGAATATTACTCAAGCATGACAAGTTAAACGCTTGAAGATTCCTTCAAGCGTTTTTTAACATTTGTTAAGAATAAGACCGTCCCTTCCATTCATATCCCTTTTTGCGAATGGAGGTATACATTGATACAACCATAAGGGAGATGAAGGCAGCAGCTGACAGCGGCATAGAGAAGGCCAGGGAAAGCTTTTGATTGGAGCGCCAGTCGATAAACATTTTTTGTAGAACGATTAGGATATAGGGTAAGTACCAGAAAATCAAAAAAGATTGCAAGATAATGAGCTGAGCGACTCCGTAAACAAGCAAAAACAACGGGAACACATAGAAAAGTGCATAAAATAAACAAAGGCTGATGGTAATGGGCAGTGAACGGCCAAAACCGGGAAAGATATTCTTCTTAAAGCCTTCCCATGCTTCCCTGCTTGAACTGTACATATAGCAGGTGACCATATCCGTGACATTTGCCAGCAATACTCGTTTTCTATTCTCTTTCATTTTTCGAGTGAGATGCACATCATCTACGATCGAGTCTTTAATACTCTCGTGACCGCCGATTTTTTCATAATCTGTCCGTTTAAACAGCATGAAAGCTCCATGAGCGGCTGTGGCAGCGGGAAATGCAGTCCGGTTTGCCAATAGGAGAGGAAGATGGAAGTATACGAGAAAATGCTGCATTGGAACAAGCCATTTCTCAATCAAATACTGTACAGGAAATTTAGGAAAGCCGGTTAAAAGGGAAACCTTAGCAGATTCCAGCGTGTGCACAGCACGTTCAATTGTCATTGGTGCCAGACGGACATCTGCGTCTAAAAAAAGGATAAGTTCTGTATCAGCATGACGGCTCAATGTGTGGCACGCATGGACTTTCCCAGCCCAGCCTTTAGGAAGACTTCTGCCAGACAGGATTTTAAACCTCCCATCATCGCCAGTATGTCTGTTTAAAAGCTCATATGTACGGTCTTCAGATTGATCATCCAAAAGCAAAAAACAAAGGTTAGGATATTTCAGTTTTTTTAGCATGGAAATGAGATCTGGTACATTTCGTTCTTCATTTCGGAGAGGAACAAGAATGCTTACTGCTGGGTAATGGGTAATCTCTGAATCTTTAAGCTTAGGCATAAAAAAGGAGTTGGCTACAGTTAAAAGCAGAAAAATAAAGAGAAGAATGGTGTAGATGACGATTAACAATTTGGGCTATGCCTCCTTAATAAGACTCTGAAAATGCGGCCTATTGAATTACGATATTCTTCAACTAAAAAGGACAGGCCCGCTAAGGACCAGTCCTTCTTTATTAGTATAAATCTTTCTATGCCTTTAAGAAAAGGTTAGGGCCCGGTTCAGCCAATCTCTTTTTGTGTTGCTTTTGCAAGATCATCCTCTAAGATGAGATCTGCTGTAAGCTGTCCGGAAAGAGTAACCATGGGAACGCCCCCGCCTGGGTGGGTTGAGCCGCCTGTAAAATAAAGGTTATGGAGCAGTTTGCTTCGGCTTGGAACTTTAAATCCTCCGTTTTTCTTCCGGTCTGTCGCGACCCCGTAAATGGAACCTCCGTTTGAGCCGTATAATTCCTGAATATCATCCGGAGTAAACTGGTATTCCCATTCAATGTGATTCCTTAAGTCTGCAACACCCATTCGTTCCAGTTTATCGAGAACCTTTTCACGGTATTGCTCCTTCATTCCCTCCCATGTTTCTCCCTCTTTCAATGGAGGAACGTGGGTAAGAACAAACAAGTTTTCTTTTCCTTCAGGAGCTTGAGTAGAATCTGATTTGGAAGAGATGCCGATGTAAACCGTTGGATCATCGGCAGGAATGCCTTCATTGAAAATTTGGTCAAATTCTTTCTTTGGATCCTCAGAAAAGAAGAAATTGTGATGGGCCAAATGTTTATACTCTTTATTTACCCCAAGGAGAAGGACTAAGCCTGATACAGTCGGAACATATTTTTCAAGTTCCTCCGCAGCCTTCTGGCTTCCGCTGTGGGTTTCCATAATTGTCTTATATGCGGGGATCGCCTCCAGATTGGAAACGATTAAGTCTGCATGAAGAATGTCTCCATCCTCAAGCTCTACACCCGTGGCGGTATCGCCCTCTGTAATGACTCTTTTCACCTTGCTGTTGAGCCGGACGTCTACGTTAAGCTCGCGAAGCACTTTATTCATAGCTTCGGCGATTTTGTACATTCCGCCTTCGACATAGTGAATGCCGATGCCAAGCTGTACGTAGACAAGCTGAGATAAAATGGCAGGAGCCTGATAGGGTGAAGAACCGATGTACATAATCATAAAATTAAACAGCTGCTGAAGATGCTTGCTCTTGAAATGCTTTTTCGTTACCTGGTCCATCGACTTGATCGGATCCATGGCCAAAAGCTCTTTCATTGAATGCATGTTCCTTAAATCGTTAATTCCGGTCAGGCTCCGTTTATAAAAGCTCTTTAAGCTGTATTCATACATTTTTGTGCAGTAGGACATATATTGAAAAAATTCGTGCTGATCTTCAGGGTTATGCTCCTTCAGCTGTTCCATCAGCTGCTGCAGGTCACTGGTCAGGTCGATGGTTGTTCCATCTTCAAAAAAAGTTCTCCATTGCGGTTCAATCCGTTTAATTTTTATGTAATCATGAATATCCCGGTTTGCACTGCGGAAAAGCTGTTCCAAAACCCATGGCATGGTTAGGATAGAGGGGCCTGTATCAAATTTAAACCCGTTTCCTTCTCTTACATTTAATTTCCCGCCAAGTCTTTCGCCTTTCTCAATAACCGTGACATCATATTGATCTGCAGCAAGACGGATTGCAGATGACATTCCGCCAAGCCCGCCACCGATAACAATTACCTTTTTCCTCAAATTTTTCAGCCTCCTTATTAATTCAATAAAAATGGATTACAATGGTAATTAGATCCGTCTATCATTTTATCCAAACGTGTGAATTTTTCATTCATTGCTATAAGAAGTATTTTCCACAATAATGCAATGCGGAAACCTGAATTAATCCCCTTAGTACGCATTATTGAAGAAAAGGGGTATAATGAAGGAACCATTCTAGTGAGGTGGCTCTTTGTGGCAATTATTATATTCGCTCTTTTAATCGGCATCTTTTTATTCTGGAGGATCCCGACGCTAGAATCGATTCCGTCTGAGAAGAGCAGGAATTACGTACGGGAAAAACTCTCTATCATTATTCCTGCAAGAAATGAGGAAAAAAATCTTCAAGTGCTATTTGCTTCTTTAGCCTCTCAGAGTGATGCTCCATTTGAAATCATTGTGGCAAATGATCAATCCGGCGACAGAACGAAAGAAACGGCTGAATCATACGGTGCAAGAGTGGTTGATGTTCCAGAGCTTCCGGATGGATGGTCTGGGAAATCCTGGGCTTGCTGGAACGGTGCAAAAGCAAGCTCAGGCGAATGGCTGCTATTTCTCGATGCTGATACTTATTTTGAAAAAAACGGTTTAACACGATTGGCGGATTTTTTTCGGCATATTGAAGCTAAAGGTGTTCTTACAGTTCATCCTTTCCATGAAACAAAAAAGTTTTACGAAAGCGGCTCCTCTCTTTTCCATCTCATGACAGTAGGTGCGATTGGTGCCTTTGCTCCTGAATGGGCTAGAAAAAAAGCAAACGGAGCATTCGGACAAGCGCTTATGTGTACGAGAGAGAGTTACTTCGGCTGGGGCGGACATGAATCAATAAAAAGCGAAATCGTTGAAAATATGGCCATGGGAGAACGGATATTTGAGTCCGGTAAATCCATCTTTTACGCCAGCGGCAAGAAGGCGGTTTCGATGCGTATGTATCCCGACGGCTTGAAAAGCATGACTTACGGCTGGGCAAAAAGTTTTGCATCAGGAGCAAAAACGGCTAAGTTTGTCTACTTGGTCTTATCGTCGATTTGGATTGCAGGTCTCATCTCTTTCTTTGTGAAAATTCCGCTCCTCTTTACGGACAGCTGGCTGCCCCTTATTCTCCTTTACGCAGCTGCAGCTGTTCAGCTCGGAAGCGCGTTATCAAAATTCGGCCGTTTCTCCAAATGGAGTGTTCTGCTGTTTCCGCTCCATATTTTGTACTTTTTGTCTGTTTTTGGATTTTCGATCTATCAGACATTTATCCGTAAAAATGCCAGCTGGAAGGGCAGAAGTATTGTGAAAAGCGCGAAGGAGGCCCATCGTAAGTGAATCCCTTTTGGCTAATTGCCGTTAATGCAATCCTTTTGCTGTTCATACAATTCGGGACTGCCTGGATTTTGTCCTGCATTCCTTCAAAAAACTTTCGCCGCTCCTCATTTCTTTACAAAAAAAGAAAATGGGAGCGTGAGGGAAGGTTTTATGAACGATTGTCCATCAGAAGGTGGAAAGATCGGCTTCCAGAAGCAGGAGGATGGTTTGAAAAGGGGTATTCGAAGAAATCCTTGCAAGGCACCAATGAAGAAAACATCGACAGGTTTATCATTGAGACAAGGCGGGGGGAGCTTGCCCATTGGCTTCAGATTCTCCCATCCTTTCTCTTTTTTCTTTGGAACAGTCCGCTTGGCGGCTGGATCATCGTGAGCTATGCACTCGCCTTTAATCTTCCTTTTATTGCTATTCAAAGGTATAACCGAATTAGGTTAATCAGAGTTTCAGAAACTAAAAAAAGAGTACAAAAAAAAATTCTCTTAAAAAAGCCGAATCGGTTTACATGAAATTTCCCGTTTTGATAAGATAGCAACTGACCCATACATATATCCGCGGAAAGGCGTGGCCTGAATGAATAAAAGAATAAAGCAATTACAGGAATGGATGAAGGAAGAAGCAGTGGAAGCTGCATTTATCCACTCACCGGAAAACGTTTATTATTTAACTAATTTTCTCACTGATCCGCATGAAAGGTTAATGGGACTATTCGTCTTCCAGGAAAAAGAACCCTTTTTCATTTGCCCCGGGATGGAAACAGGGCAGGCAAAAGAGGCTGGATTTCAAAATGAGATTATTGGATATGGAGACCATGAGCAGCCATTTGAGAAGATTCGTGAAGCATTTTCATCCAGAGGCATGCAAAGGATTTCAAAAGCAGCAATCGAGAGTGAACTTCTTTCCTATTCAAGAGTGCAGGAATTTTTAAGGATCACGGGCTCGCCTCAGCTTGTTTCAGCTGAAGAGAAAATGAATGAGCTCCGCGTAATCAAGGATGCCGGCGAAATTGCCATAATGGAAAAGGCTGCAGCTTTAGCCGATTATGGTGTGGAAGCAGGCGTAGCCGCACTTAAAGAGGGCATAACGGAAATGGACGTTCTTGCAAAAATTGAATACGAACTAAAGAAAAAAGGCGCTCAGGCAATGTCCTTTTCAACAATGGTTCTCTTCGGCAAAAAGTCAGGACAGCCCCATGGGAACCCTGGCACAGCCAAGCTGAAAAAAGGAGATTTTGTCCTTTTTGATTTAGGAGTTGTAGTAGGCGGGTACTGCTCAGATATTACAAGAACAGTTATGTTCGGCCAGCCAGATGAAAAGCAGCAGCACATTTATCAAACGGTATTAACGGCGGAACTGGCAGCCCTTGAAGCGGCAAAGCCAGCTGTTAGAATCGGTGATTTAGATAAAATAGCCAGAGGTATTATTGAAGAAGCGGGATATGGTGAGTTTTTCCCTCACCGGCTTGGTCATGGTCTCGGCATCAATGTCCACGAATACCCATCAATGGCCTATACGAACGATGGCTTGCTGAAGGAAGGGATGACGTTCACAATCGAACCCGGCGTTTATGTTCCGGAAGTGGGCGGAGTCAGAATTGAAGATGATGTTCTTATAACACCGGACGGAGCCCGCGCTCTGACGGCTTATCCAAAGGAGCTTCAGATTATCGAATAAGGCTCTGTTAAGCCTGATATTGATTTTAACACCTGTTGTGATTGGAGTGGAAAGCGCGCGCCTGCTACCTGCAATCAACAGCCAAGTTTAACAGAGCTTTGAATAAACCAAACCACGCATGTCCAGGCGGATGTGCGTGGTTTTTATATGTTTATAAAAAGAAAATGAAATGGCCGGCAGTTCCATTACAGAATCATATCGGCAAACAATTTTTCTTGTCCTGCAGGGGATGCTTCAGGTTTTCCAATTAAATACCCCTGACCCAGTGTAATTCCGATTGATTGCAAAAAGGTATATTCATCTTCTGTTTCGATTCCTTCCGCCAGAACAGTGATGGATAAATCGTCAGCCAGAGCTTGTACATTTTTAAGGAAAGTTTGTTTTTCAGAATCTTGATGGCAATCGGTAATATAATGGCGATCGATTTTCACGAAGTCAGGTTTCAGGTTTTCCAGAACCTCGTAAGTAGAATATCCGCTGCCCATATCATCAAGCGCTACTTTCATGCCGTTTGCCCGATATGTGTCCAGTATACTCTTTAAGTGTTCCATATCATTGATTTTTTCGGTTTCTACTACTTCAAATATTAAGTCATCCGGACTGACTCCGTATTGCTTTACCATTTTAAAGGTGTGCTGCAGGCAGTGCTCGGGGTTATAAATAGAAGACGGGATAAAGTTAATGAAAGATTTGATGCCATGCTTAACTTGATTTGAGCGGGCAATAATGGCAAGCTCCCGTGCCCTTCGATCAAGAATAGACTGCATCCCTGTTTTAATCGCAGTGTCAAAGAGTTTAAAAGGCGACACAGGTGGATTAAAGCTTCTCAGCAGCGATTCATAGCCGAAAATCTGACCGCTTTCCAAATTCACGATTGGCTGAAAGAAACTTAGAAATTCCCCTTTGTTAATCAGGCTGACAAGGTCTTTATATATAACACGTTCATAAATATAGCTAAAGGGAGAATAGGCGAGAGGCTGTTCAGGATTTCTTGACAGAGCCCCTTTTATTAGACTGGTATTTGTCTGTTCATGAAGGTCTTGCAGCAGGCTTGCGAGTTCTTTACCATTTGAATAGGGGATTGATAAGCTTCCATCCGCATTCTCCAAAAATTTTCTGGCAGTAACATTTTCTTCTAGATTATGCAGAATCAAAAAGCCGTTATCAGGAAATGGAGGCGCAGGTGTACAGGAAGTGCAGTAGTTCATTATGTCGCTCCTTTTTGGTTTCTTAGACCAAATGTAATGAGTCTATTGTATCAAAAACGGTGGGAATTTTACAGCGATAAATCAGAATGAAATTATATTTAGTAAGGTAAGGTTTTTGTTTTGAGAAATTCTCTGATGGGGATTATAGTAGAAGAGGACTTAGTAAGCACGATACATATGAGGTGAAAAAAATGAAGAAAATTGCAGTACTGACAAGCGGAGGAGACTCTCCAGGCATGAATGCAGCCATCCGGGCAGTTGTAAGGAAAGGGATATACAGCGGTCTGGAGGTTTACGGAGTATATCAAGGCTATCAAGGTTTAATGCAGGGACAGATTAAAAAGCTTGAAGTGGGATCTGTCGGTGATATTATACACCGCGGAGGAACCATGTTATATACAGCCCGCTCAGAAGAATTTAAGACAGATGAAGGCCAGCATAAAGCAATCGAACAATTGAGAGCCCATGGTATTGAAGGGCTGGTTGTGATTGGCGGGGACGGTTCCTATCAGGGTGCAGCCAAGCTCACTCAAAAAGGTTTTCCGTGCATCGGCCTGCCGGGTACAATTGATAACGATATTGCAGGAACCGACTATACGATCGGATTTGATACAGCCCTTAATACAGTTGTAGATGCAATTGATAAAATAAGGGATACAGCTACTTCCCATGACCGTACATTTATTATTGAAGTAATGGGACGCCGTGCAGGAGATATTGCTCTTTGGTCGGGCCTTGCAGGAGGGGCGGAGACAATTTTGATTCCGGAGCATCCTCACGAACTGGATGATATGATGGACAGGCTGCGAAAAGGAATCAGCAGAGGTAAAAAGCACTCGATTATTGTTCTCGCAGAAGGGGTTGGCAGTGCAGATGATCTTGCCAAGGACCTGAAAACCAAGTTTGATCTTGAAACGAGAATTAGTGTCCTCGGCCACATACAGCGCGGAGGCAAGCCGACTGGAAGGGATCGTGTCCTTGCTTCACGCTTAGGGTCAAGAGCGGTTGAACTGCTCATGGAAGGTAAAGCAGGCCGTGCCATTGGAATTGTAAATGAAGTAATAACAGACCGTGATTTAATGGAAATTGCCGGACAAAAAGATCCCCTTCCAGATAAACTGTACACTTTATCACAGGAGCTTTCGATCTGACTATAGCAAAAAGCCCGCTGCTGCCAGCGGGCTTTTGCTATACCTTATAAAATCTGATGAGCAGAAATCTAATACCGAAGCCGGCTGCAAGTCCGGGTATAAGAAAAAGCATAGGAAGCCAGACTGGTCCAGGCATGATTCCAAAAAAAGAAACGCGGTCGGAAAACATGATTCCAATCGTAACAAAGTAGGCGGAAAAGGCAAATGGAAGGAAGGATAGCGGGGGGGATGGTCCATCTGCGAATTTGTAAGCATCATACATAGCAAACATATATACGCATGGGTAAAACATAAGCCATTGAGGATCTGAAGTATTAAATGCTTTAGTGATGTCCCCGTTAAAACTGTATTTTATTGTAAGATTGAAGAATGCATTCAGATTTATTAAAAATTCGAGAGCAATAAAGACTACGCCTTTTCCGAAATGTCCGTTTAAAAACTGCCCGAACCCAGGCAGGGCAATGCTCCACAAAATGGCTTCCAGTTTGCCTGTTTTTTTCATCAAAAAGCTCCGTTCACTCGTTTTTAATAGGTTTCCCGCATCCTGCCTGAACATACATCCCGGCTAAACAATTGAGGAATGCAAAAAAAGATTGAAATATTTTCCTTTATCAGCTACCTTTACAATAGATGAATTGCAAGAAAGGGGACTTTTCTCATGCGCTACAATCGTTCTGAATCATTCCGTTTTGTATTCTCAGATCCTATTGATGCCTCATTTTCTATTACTGAAAAAGCGGGTGAGGAAATCAACACGAAACCAGGTGAAGCTGTTATTATGGACATCAGCCCATCGGGACTGAAGCTTATCTCACATCTGGAGCTGCCGATGGAGGAACCGATAATTTTACATATCTCCTTTAAGATTAGAGATGAGGAAATTGAACTGAAGGGAGAGCCGATGTGGAAAAAGCCAACCGGTTCAGGATTTCAGTATGGAATCAGAAGTCTCAATGATCAGATTCTAAAAAACAGGATTGTTAAAGAGTTAAAAGAATACGCACAAACCAAACCTAAAAATTAACCGGAACAGGCTTTTTTATAAAAGCTTGTTTTTTTTCGCTACTTTTTCATTCCTCCGCTGTATTGCTATAACGAAAGGGGGTGAGAAACATGGCACAAGCAGTACTTATCGACAGACAGCTGCGTCTTGTATATGACCTCGGTCTTAATATGGAAGGCAAGCAGGTTTTTAAGTCAAAGACGTACAGTAATGTAAAACCTGCAGCTGATCCAGAACAGCTGTTGGCAACAGCAGTTATTCTTTCCGGACTGCAGAAATACCCGCTTTTCGCAGCAGAACGGATGGATACAAATGAAATTCAAAACTAAGAATTGGAGTGTTGTAAATGGCAAAGACGCTTGAACTGCAATTTGTGAACGAGCAGGGCAAAACCGTTACCATCAGTGTAGACGCGCCAAAAGATTCATTAACAAAGGATGAAATTGCTGAAGCGATGGACGGGTTGATGGCAGCAAATGTCTTCATTTCCGGAGGCGGAAATCTGACATCGAAAAAAGGGGCAAGAACGGTTGACCGAACGGTTACCGAAATGGAAATAAAATAACTGAAACAGGGGGCTGACATTGTCAGTCCCCTGTTTCGAAAGGAGGAAGCCTGATGGAACAATGGCTTCAGTTTATTGGGGATACGGGATTTCCAATTGTCGTAACCATGTATTTGATGCATAGGATTGAAGGCAAGCTTGATGTGTTAATCCAAACCATTCAAATGCTTCCGGTGCGTATGCAGGAGGAAAACAGGGAATCTGGAGATCGGCTGGGCAGAATCCATTTAAGTGAAAAAGTGCAATGAAAAAAGCCCGGTCTCATATTGAGACCGGGCTTTAAATCAGTTATTATACTTCAGCGGACATGCTGTTTCTTTTACGTTCCTTTTTGGCTTGTTTAATGAAAAATAACTCGTAAACAACTGGTACGATAATAAGAGTAAGCAATGTTGATGAAGTTAATCCGCCAATTACTGTGATGGCAAGACCCTTAGAAATCAAGGTTCCGGAAGAAGTCGTGAATGCTAAAGGCAAAAGTGCCGCAATCGTTGCAAAGGCCGTCATCAGTATTGGACGCAAACGTGTTTTACCGGCTTCAATAAGCGCTTCGCGAATAACAAGCCCTTTTTGTTCACGGTTTTGTCCAATTCGGTCTACCATAACAATGGCATTCGTCGTCACGATTCCAATTAGCATAAGCAGGCCGATCATAACACTGACACTAAGCGGTTCTTTCGCTAAATATAAGCCTAAGAGAGACCCGACCGGTACAAAAATCAAGGAAGAAAGAATGACGAATGGGATACGCGCCTGACCGAATGTAATCAGCATTGTAATATATACAAGCCCGATTGCAACGGCCATTGCCAGCCCAAGCTGCTGGAATGTCTGAACCGTTTCATCGCTTCCTCCGCCTCCTTCAAAAGATACTCCCTTAGGAAGATCAACATCGCTTTTTACCCCTTCAATGACAGAGGAAGAGACTTCTGCTATATTATCTGATGTAATTTGCGCACTAACCTGAGCGTACACTTTACCATCTAATCGCTGAATGGAAGTATAAGCGTCCGTTTCTTTCACGTCAGCCACATCAGAAAGCTTAATAGGACCCTTTTGACTGAAAATCACAGTATCT
The Metabacillus sp. FJAT-52054 genome window above contains:
- a CDS encoding DUF4871 domain-containing protein, giving the protein MKRLFLIMLGIVFFMTACNKEEAVKEEKWEENSPTFTSEYGEMFGKKGSIGIIGSKSITENGQKWMWHFWGTEQIADKEWEVKAFMQGKEAINPITFKDERLIPRGNEINGHARSAVIFPESGRWKLKVYIDGKYFDELIVNITQA
- a CDS encoding glycosyltransferase family 2 protein, which gives rise to MLIVIYTILLFIFLLLTVANSFFMPKLKDSEITHYPAVSILVPLRNEERNVPDLISMLKKLKYPNLCFLLLDDQSEDRTYELLNRHTGDDGRFKILSGRSLPKGWAGKVHACHTLSRHADTELILFLDADVRLAPMTIERAVHTLESAKVSLLTGFPKFPVQYLIEKWLVPMQHFLVYFHLPLLLANRTAFPAATAAHGAFMLFKRTDYEKIGGHESIKDSIVDDVHLTRKMKENRKRVLLANVTDMVTCYMYSSSREAWEGFKKNIFPGFGRSLPITISLCLFYALFYVFPLFLLVYGVAQLIILQSFLIFWYLPYILIVLQKMFIDWRSNQKLSLAFSMPLSAAAFISLMVVSMYTSIRKKGYEWKGRSYS
- the crtI gene encoding phytoene desaturase family protein, with the translated sequence MRKKVIVIGGGLGGMSSAIRLAADQYDVTVIEKGERLGGKLNVREGNGFKFDTGPSILTMPWVLEQLFRSANRDIHDYIKIKRIEPQWRTFFEDGTTIDLTSDLQQLMEQLKEHNPEDQHEFFQYMSYCTKMYEYSLKSFYKRSLTGINDLRNMHSMKELLAMDPIKSMDQVTKKHFKSKHLQQLFNFMIMYIGSSPYQAPAILSQLVYVQLGIGIHYVEGGMYKIAEAMNKVLRELNVDVRLNSKVKRVITEGDTATGVELEDGDILHADLIVSNLEAIPAYKTIMETHSGSQKAAEELEKYVPTVSGLVLLLGVNKEYKHLAHHNFFFSEDPKKEFDQIFNEGIPADDPTVYIGISSKSDSTQAPEGKENLFVLTHVPPLKEGETWEGMKEQYREKVLDKLERMGVADLRNHIEWEYQFTPDDIQELYGSNGGSIYGVATDRKKNGGFKVPSRSKLLHNLYFTGGSTHPGGGVPMVTLSGQLTADLILEDDLAKATQKEIG
- a CDS encoding glycosyltransferase family 2 protein; protein product: MAIIIFALLIGIFLFWRIPTLESIPSEKSRNYVREKLSIIIPARNEEKNLQVLFASLASQSDAPFEIIVANDQSGDRTKETAESYGARVVDVPELPDGWSGKSWACWNGAKASSGEWLLFLDADTYFEKNGLTRLADFFRHIEAKGVLTVHPFHETKKFYESGSSLFHLMTVGAIGAFAPEWARKKANGAFGQALMCTRESYFGWGGHESIKSEIVENMAMGERIFESGKSIFYASGKKAVSMRMYPDGLKSMTYGWAKSFASGAKTAKFVYLVLSSIWIAGLISFFVKIPLLFTDSWLPLILLYAAAAVQLGSALSKFGRFSKWSVLLFPLHILYFLSVFGFSIYQTFIRKNASWKGRSIVKSAKEAHRK
- a CDS encoding Xaa-Pro peptidase family protein; translation: MNKRIKQLQEWMKEEAVEAAFIHSPENVYYLTNFLTDPHERLMGLFVFQEKEPFFICPGMETGQAKEAGFQNEIIGYGDHEQPFEKIREAFSSRGMQRISKAAIESELLSYSRVQEFLRITGSPQLVSAEEKMNELRVIKDAGEIAIMEKAAALADYGVEAGVAALKEGITEMDVLAKIEYELKKKGAQAMSFSTMVLFGKKSGQPHGNPGTAKLKKGDFVLFDLGVVVGGYCSDITRTVMFGQPDEKQQHIYQTVLTAELAALEAAKPAVRIGDLDKIARGIIEEAGYGEFFPHRLGHGLGINVHEYPSMAYTNDGLLKEGMTFTIEPGVYVPEVGGVRIEDDVLITPDGARALTAYPKELQIIE
- a CDS encoding EAL domain-containing protein, whose protein sequence is MNYCTSCTPAPPFPDNGFLILHNLEENVTARKFLENADGSLSIPYSNGKELASLLQDLHEQTNTSLIKGALSRNPEQPLAYSPFSYIYERVIYKDLVSLINKGEFLSFFQPIVNLESGQIFGYESLLRSFNPPVSPFKLFDTAIKTGMQSILDRRARELAIIARSNQVKHGIKSFINFIPSSIYNPEHCLQHTFKMVKQYGVSPDDLIFEVVETEKINDMEHLKSILDTYRANGMKVALDDMGSGYSTYEVLENLKPDFVKIDRHYITDCHQDSEKQTFLKNVQALADDLSITVLAEGIETEDEYTFLQSIGITLGQGYLIGKPEASPAGQEKLFADMIL
- the pfkA gene encoding 6-phosphofructokinase, producing the protein MKKIAVLTSGGDSPGMNAAIRAVVRKGIYSGLEVYGVYQGYQGLMQGQIKKLEVGSVGDIIHRGGTMLYTARSEEFKTDEGQHKAIEQLRAHGIEGLVVIGGDGSYQGAAKLTQKGFPCIGLPGTIDNDIAGTDYTIGFDTALNTVVDAIDKIRDTATSHDRTFIIEVMGRRAGDIALWSGLAGGAETILIPEHPHELDDMMDRLRKGISRGKKHSIIVLAEGVGSADDLAKDLKTKFDLETRISVLGHIQRGGKPTGRDRVLASRLGSRAVELLMEGKAGRAIGIVNEVITDRDLMEIAGQKDPLPDKLYTLSQELSI
- a CDS encoding PilZ domain-containing protein — encoded protein: MRYNRSESFRFVFSDPIDASFSITEKAGEEINTKPGEAVIMDISPSGLKLISHLELPMEEPIILHISFKIRDEEIELKGEPMWKKPTGSGFQYGIRSLNDQILKNRIVKELKEYAQTKPKN
- a CDS encoding DUF1659 domain-containing protein: MAQAVLIDRQLRLVYDLGLNMEGKQVFKSKTYSNVKPAADPEQLLATAVILSGLQKYPLFAAERMDTNEIQN
- a CDS encoding DUF2922 domain-containing protein is translated as MAKTLELQFVNEQGKTVTISVDAPKDSLTKDEIAEAMDGLMAANVFISGGGNLTSKKGARTVDRTVTEMEIK
- a CDS encoding YvrJ family protein codes for the protein MEQWLQFIGDTGFPIVVTMYLMHRIEGKLDVLIQTIQMLPVRMQEENRESGDRLGRIHLSEKVQ